The proteins below come from a single Demetria terragena DSM 11295 genomic window:
- the cimA gene encoding citramalate synthase, which produces MTVQVYDTTLRDGAQQEGLNLSVADKLAIAVHLDNLGVGFIEGGWPGANPKDTEFFSRAAAGELTLNHAVLAAFGSTRRAGGEAASDPLVQALLDAQTPVVCLVAKSHSGHVERALKTTTEENLAMVRDTVSFLHGSGRRVFVDCEHFFDGYALDRDYALAVVRTAAEAGAEVVVLCDTNGGMLPTQVSEAVADVVEQTGANLGIHAHNDTGCAVANSMAAIAAGAMHVQGTVNGYGERTGNADLLTVVANLQLKRGYDLVEPARLAQSLHLAHAISEITNIAPHGRQPYVGHSAFAHKAGLHASALRVDPDLYQHIDPTLVGNSMRTLVSDMAGRASIELKGKELGYDLTGQPELLARMVSKVKERENQGWTYDAADASFELLLRDEVVGEPLSYFQVESWRVISESGQEGGTSEATVKLQAAGRRVIATGEGNGPVNALDHALREALASAYPELEKLELVDFRVRILDASHGTDAVTRVLINTRNDQRTWTTIGVAPNIVQASWVALLDSFAYGLLKAGVEPR; this is translated from the coding sequence ATGACTGTCCAGGTTTACGACACCACCCTGCGGGATGGCGCTCAGCAGGAAGGTTTGAACCTTTCAGTGGCCGACAAACTGGCGATTGCCGTGCACCTCGACAACCTCGGAGTCGGCTTCATCGAAGGCGGCTGGCCAGGCGCCAATCCGAAAGACACCGAGTTCTTTTCGCGCGCTGCTGCGGGCGAGCTCACCTTGAATCATGCGGTCCTGGCCGCTTTCGGTTCGACGCGAAGGGCCGGTGGCGAGGCAGCATCCGATCCGCTCGTTCAGGCACTTCTTGACGCGCAAACACCGGTCGTATGCCTGGTCGCCAAGTCACACTCCGGCCACGTGGAGCGCGCGCTGAAAACCACCACCGAGGAGAACTTGGCGATGGTGCGTGACACCGTGAGTTTTCTGCACGGCTCGGGGCGTCGGGTGTTCGTCGACTGTGAGCACTTCTTCGACGGCTACGCGCTCGATCGGGACTACGCACTGGCTGTCGTGCGTACGGCTGCTGAGGCTGGCGCTGAGGTGGTCGTGTTGTGCGATACCAACGGTGGAATGCTGCCTACCCAGGTGTCGGAGGCGGTCGCCGATGTCGTGGAGCAGACCGGAGCCAACCTGGGGATCCATGCCCACAATGACACGGGGTGCGCGGTCGCAAACTCGATGGCCGCGATCGCGGCCGGCGCGATGCACGTCCAGGGGACGGTCAACGGATACGGCGAGCGGACGGGCAACGCCGACCTGCTGACCGTGGTGGCCAACCTCCAGCTCAAGCGCGGGTACGACCTGGTCGAACCGGCACGCCTCGCCCAATCGCTGCACCTGGCGCACGCCATCAGCGAGATCACCAACATCGCCCCCCATGGTCGACAGCCATATGTCGGTCACAGCGCCTTCGCGCACAAGGCGGGGCTGCATGCGAGCGCGCTGCGTGTCGACCCCGACCTGTACCAGCACATCGATCCGACGCTCGTGGGCAACTCGATGCGCACGCTGGTCTCCGACATGGCCGGTCGGGCGTCAATCGAGTTGAAGGGCAAGGAACTTGGCTATGACCTCACAGGTCAACCTGAGCTGCTCGCCCGGATGGTGTCGAAGGTGAAGGAGCGAGAGAACCAGGGTTGGACCTACGACGCCGCAGACGCGTCATTCGAACTGCTCCTGCGCGATGAGGTGGTCGGTGAACCGCTGTCCTACTTCCAGGTCGAGTCGTGGCGAGTCATTTCTGAGTCCGGCCAGGAGGGCGGGACGTCCGAGGCCACCGTCAAGCTGCAGGCGGCCGGACGTCGAGTCATCGCGACCGGGGAGGGCAACGGCCCCGTCAACGCGTTGGACCATGCGCTACGCGAGGCGCTCGCCAGTGCCTACCCGGAGTTGGAAAAGCTTGAGCTCGTCGACTTCCGGGTGCGCATCCTGGACGCCTCCCACGGCACCGACGCGGTCACAAGGGTGCTCATCAACACCAGGAACGACCAGCGAACTTGGACCACGATCGGCGTTGCCCCCAACATCGTGCAGGCGAGTTGGGTGGCGTTGTTGGATTCCTTCGCCTACGGACTGCTCAAGGCTGGTGTCGAGCCGCGCTGA
- a CDS encoding HAD family hydrolase, whose amino-acid sequence MVERPRLVATDLDGTLLATDGSVSPRTAAAWRRLGELGIESVLVTARPPRWIDPLRDIVGTHGLAICTNGAFTYDVGQCAVVDERGMPRSVVLEVAALLRDRFPDVGFAVECADGMYREPGYPDPHAEHLPDMPFQPIEELADHLVVGKLLAARPGEPDPEFVSVVTELIAGRAEVAFSGVGALAEISAPGVTKGVALQSWCDERGVAAQDVWAFGDMPNDLPMLAWAGRSYAVANAHPEVLAAATHQCPSNDDDGVARILESLVPPSGRTSGE is encoded by the coding sequence ATGGTCGAGCGTCCACGCCTGGTCGCAACCGATCTCGACGGGACGTTGCTGGCCACTGATGGCAGCGTGAGCCCCCGGACTGCCGCGGCGTGGCGGCGGTTGGGTGAACTAGGCATCGAGTCCGTTCTGGTGACCGCACGTCCGCCGCGCTGGATTGACCCACTGCGCGACATCGTCGGGACACACGGTTTGGCTATCTGCACCAATGGCGCCTTCACCTATGACGTTGGTCAGTGCGCCGTGGTCGACGAGCGCGGTATGCCCCGCTCGGTCGTGCTTGAGGTCGCAGCGCTCCTCCGCGATCGCTTTCCCGACGTCGGGTTTGCCGTCGAGTGCGCCGATGGGATGTACCGCGAGCCGGGCTATCCGGACCCGCACGCCGAGCACTTACCCGACATGCCGTTTCAGCCGATCGAGGAGTTGGCCGACCACCTTGTCGTGGGCAAACTCCTTGCGGCGCGACCGGGCGAGCCAGATCCGGAATTCGTAAGCGTGGTCACCGAATTGATCGCAGGCCGAGCTGAGGTGGCCTTCTCTGGAGTAGGAGCCCTCGCTGAGATCAGCGCGCCGGGCGTGACCAAAGGCGTTGCCTTACAGTCCTGGTGCGACGAGCGAGGGGTGGCGGCGCAGGACGTCTGGGCGTTCGGCGATATGCCCAATGACTTGCCGATGCTGGCCTGGGCTGGGCGGTCCTATGCGGTCGCCAACGCACATCCTGAGGTCCTCGCTGCGGCCACCCACCAGTGCCCCAGCAATGACGACGACGGCGTCGCGCGGATCCTGGAAAGTCTCGTGCCACCCAGCGGGAGGACGTCCGGGGAGTGA
- a CDS encoding branched-chain amino acid aminotransferase, whose translation MSLSYAVHERSDRRPAQERDAILANPGFGKQFTDHMVRSTWTGDRGWHDAQVCAYGPFQLDPAAAVLHYAQEIFEGMKAYRHADGSVWTFRPEANAARFNRSAQRLALPPLEEADFLESLKQLVQLDVDWVPDSTSGESSLYLRPFMFASESFLGVRPAQEVTYSVIASPAGSYFTGGLKPISLWISEHFSRAGKGGTGDAKCGGNYAASLAAQIEASENGCDQSVFLDSVEQKYVEELGGMNVFLVYQDGRIVTPALTGSILEGITRSSIIELAKDLDLRPEEKRISLEEWRADAESGQITEAFACGTAAVVTPIGRLLSTKGEFRTGPEGDGGPVATRIRESLLDIQTGRAEDTRGWLTRLA comes from the coding sequence ATGTCGTTGTCGTACGCCGTCCATGAACGGTCTGATCGCCGTCCGGCGCAGGAGCGCGACGCGATCCTGGCCAATCCCGGATTTGGGAAGCAGTTCACTGACCACATGGTGCGCTCGACCTGGACTGGTGACCGGGGCTGGCATGACGCTCAGGTGTGTGCGTACGGTCCCTTCCAACTCGACCCGGCCGCCGCCGTCCTGCACTACGCACAGGAGATCTTCGAGGGCATGAAGGCCTACCGGCATGCCGATGGCTCGGTGTGGACGTTCCGTCCGGAGGCCAACGCGGCGCGGTTTAATCGGTCGGCTCAGCGGCTGGCGCTTCCGCCGTTGGAAGAGGCCGACTTCCTTGAGTCGCTGAAGCAACTCGTCCAACTCGACGTCGACTGGGTCCCAGATTCGACCAGCGGTGAGTCCTCGCTTTACTTGCGGCCGTTCATGTTTGCCTCGGAGTCTTTCCTTGGTGTGCGCCCCGCTCAGGAAGTGACCTACTCGGTGATTGCCTCGCCGGCGGGTTCCTATTTCACCGGCGGTTTGAAGCCCATTTCGCTCTGGATCTCCGAGCACTTCTCACGCGCAGGCAAGGGCGGAACTGGGGACGCGAAGTGCGGAGGCAACTACGCCGCATCCCTGGCGGCGCAGATCGAAGCCTCCGAAAATGGTTGCGACCAAAGCGTTTTCCTGGATTCGGTGGAGCAGAAATACGTTGAAGAACTCGGTGGGATGAATGTCTTCCTCGTGTACCAGGACGGCCGCATCGTGACTCCTGCGCTCACCGGCTCGATCCTGGAGGGAATCACCCGGTCATCGATCATCGAACTGGCCAAGGACCTCGACCTTCGTCCCGAGGAAAAGCGAATCTCGCTGGAAGAGTGGCGTGCTGACGCCGAGTCGGGGCAGATCACCGAGGCGTTCGCCTGCGGCACGGCCGCGGTGGTCACGCCCATTGGGCGTCTCCTGTCGACCAAGGGCGAGTTCCGCACCGGGCCTGAAGGCGACGGTGGACCGGTGGCGACGCGAATTCGTGAATCTCTCTTGGACATCCAGACAGGGCGGGCCGAGGACACGCGCGGCTGGCTCACCCGCCTGGCGTGA